The window CTTTCGGGATGTTCATCGTAGCAGCATTCATTTTAATTTACTTTATCTATCGTATGACGGCACTTGGCTTGGTGGCATTGCCTGTGGCATTGTTAATCATTGCTTATGCATCGATGTTCCCGAATGAAGTAAGCCCATTAGTACCGTCCTTGCAAAGTCACTGGCTAACAATTCACGTGATTACAGCAGCTTTAGGACAATCGGTATTAGCAATTAGTGCTGTTGCAGGTCTTATTTATTTATTAAAAGTGGTCGATGTAAAAAAACCTTCAAAGCAACGCTTCTGGCTTGAAGCAGTCATGTATTGCATTATCGTGGTTGTCGGCTTTGTAGTTGTTACGTCGTCATTTAGTGCAATGGATTACGAATCGACGTATACATATGTTGATAAAGAAGGTAAGGATCGTCAAATTATCTACAATATGCCGCCGATTTTCGGAATGAATGAATATAAGGCCGTAGAAGAACATGGAATGTCACCGTTAGTAGAAATGCCTGGAATCATCAATGCGAAAAAATTAACAACAGTTGTCTGGTCATTGTTAGTAGGCTCTATTCTATACTTACTTATTCGCTTAATTGCACGTCGTCGAATTAGCGCAATATTCCAACCGCTAGTTAAACGTGTAAACTTACAATTACTCGATGAAATCGGTTACCGCTCGGTGTTAATTGGTTTCCCTGTATTCACGTTAGGCGCATTAATCTTTGCGATGATTTGGGCGCAAATTGCGTGGAGTCGTTTCTGGGGTTGGGACCCGAAAGAAGTGTGGGCGCTTATTACATGGTTATTCTATGCAGCATTCTTACACCTTCGTCTTTCAAAAGGCTGGGAAGGTGAAAGATCTGCCTGGTTGGCATTAATTGGTTTCGGTATTATTCTATTTAACCTAATTGCTGTAAACTTAATTCTTGCAGGTTTACACTCTTACGCGTAAATGTGAAACGAAAAGCCTTTTCGCCGCAGCGAAGGGGCTTTCTTTTCTTTTCAAGACGTAAAGTACCATGTACAATAGAGGGTAGAGAAAGATTGGAAGAGAGGGATCGTGCAAGTGTCAGAAAATATTTCAGTATTAGTAGTAGATGACGAGGATCGTATTCGCCGCTTATTGAAAATGTATTTAGAGCGTGAAGGATACTTAGTTGACGAAGCAGAGAATGGTGAAGAAGCGATCGAGAAATCTTTAGAAAAAGAGTATCACTGTATTTTACTTGATATTATGATGCCTGAAAAAGATGGGCTTGAAGTGTGTGCTGAAATCCGTGAGCGTGCTGCAACACCAATTATTTTATTAACTGCGAAGGGCGAGGAAGCGAATCGTGTACAAGGGTTCGAGCTTGGTGCAGATGATTATATTGTAAAACCATTTAGTCCTCGTGAAGTTGTCCTACGTGTGAAGGCTATTTTACGCCGATCACAAGCATTCTCACCTACGACGAGCGCATCTTCTTCAAAAGATTTAGTTGTATTCCAACACTTAATGATCGATCATGATGCCCACCGTGTAACGGCAGAGGGTATCGAAGTAAATTTAACACCGAAAGAATATGAATTACTGTATTTTCTAGCAAAATCGCCAGACAAAGTATTTGACCGTGAACAATTACTAAAAGAAGTTTGGCATTATGATTTCTTTGGGGACCTACGTACAGTCGATACACATGTAAAGCGTTTACGTGAAAAGCTCAATCGTGTATCAGAGAACGCTGCAAAAATGATTGTCACTGTTTGGGGCGTTGGCTACAAATTTGAGGTTGTTAATGAATAGAATATGGAATAGTGTTGTCGGGAAGCTATGGGTAACCATATTGCTTCTCGTTTCATTTGTATTATTTGTTTTCACGGTTTTAATGCTCGAATTTCTTCAAAACTATCATATGCAGCAGGCAGAGATCTCGCTACGTCAAACGGCTGCAACTGTCGCAAGTATTGTTGATGACAATGAAACGGCAGAAACGACTTCGGAATTATTAACAGATATTTTACCAGATAGTACGAATGCACTTATTGCAATCAGCCATGTCGAAGTATCATTTGCGATGCAAGAAGGCGTTAACAAAAAAGAAATTCAAGATACGATATTGGCCAACAAAACTTTCCATGAAATTTTTCAATCAGATGAACCTGTCATTAAAGAAATGATGATGCCGTCCTCAACAGACAAAGATAAAATGGAATCTTATGTCGTACTCGCCTTTCCTTTAAATGTGGAAAATGCTGTGCATGGTGCAGTCTTTATTTATCAAAGTCCAGATGCACTACATAAAACATCGAAAGAAACAACGAAAATTGTCTTTTTAGCGGCATTTATAGCCTTCGTATTAACGACATTCTTTGCATTTTTCTTATCTTCACGTATTACTTCGCCATTGCGTAAAATGCGAGAATTGGCATTTGAAATCTCCAAAGGAAACTTCGAAGCGAAAATGCCAACCACACAAAATGATGAAATTGGTCAACTTGCAGTTGCTTTTAACCAAATGGGTCGCCAGCTGAAACACAATTTAGAGGTTATCAATCAAGAAAATGAACAGTTGTCGAATATCCTGACTTCGATGACGGATGCCGTTATTACGTTTAATCGTGACCGTACAATATTACTTAGCAATCCACCTGCTGAACGTTTAATGCAAAAATGGTTTGTCAATAAGGGTTCACAAAGTACAAAGCCCATCCCGCCAGAGCTGTATCATATGCTCGATCATGTACTGATGTTTGAGGATAAGCTCGAAGAGGAAATTGAAATGGATGGAAATTATTACACGTTTACGATTAGTCCGCTCTATAGTGGTGAATTGATACGTGGAGCGGTGGCTGTTATACGTGATATGACTGAGCAGCATCGTCTAGAAAAGCTCCGATCTGATTTTATAGCCAATGTGTCACATGAGTTACGTACGCCGATTGCGATGCTCCAGGGCTACTCTGAAGCCTTAATGGATGATTTCATTCAAGATCAAGAAGAACGCAATGAAATTACAAAAATTATTTATGATGAATCAAAGCGGATGGGACGCCTTGTTACGGACTTATTGGACCTTGCGCGTATGGAGTCTGGACATATGGCGCTCTACAAAGATGAGTTACCAATTAACTCATCATTCGAGCGTATCACACAAAAATTTGCGCAAGTGGCAAAGGAAAAGCATATTCAGCTTATTTTTGATAGTGAATTTAATGATGATGCGATTATTAGCATAGATGAGGATCGTATTGAGCAAGTATTAACCAATTTGGTTGATAATGCACTTCGTCATACGGATGAAGGATCAGTAACAGTGAAAGTGGAGAAGGAGCCAACCTTTGCCAAAATTTCTGTACAGGACACAGGACATGGTATTCCACAGGATGATTTACCGTATGTCTTTGAACGCTTCTATAAGGCAGATAAGGCACGTACGCGTTCAAAAGGTGGCACAGGTCTTGGGCTTGCAATTGCGAGAAATATCGTCAAGGCACATTCAGGAAATATTATGGTTGATAGTGTTTTAAAAGAAGGTACGACTTTCACGTTTTATTTACCATTCGATTAACTTTATTTTGTCGAATGGAAAACAAAACAATAGCGCCTAGACTGATGCAACAAGCAACAGCATTAAATGTGTTAATGTGCAAATGCCAGGAGGCTGTATAATTGTCATGTAGAGATAGAATAAGTGTAACTTCTATGAAAGTTAGACGACAAATACTATAAGAACGGGGGTGGAGTGCATTGAATGACTCCGTGTTCCATCGACTATACGATGTATATCATCAAGACGTGTTCCAGTTCCTTATTTATTTAGTGAAAAACCGTACACTTGCTGAGGATTTAGCGCATGAAGTGTACGTTCGTGTGCTGCGCTCATATGACCACTTTGCAGGAAACAGCAGTGAGAAAACGTGGTTATTTGCTATTGCAAAAAACGTAGCAATTGACCATTTTAGAAAACAGGCAGTACGCAAAAAACATTCACTTGATTTTTTTGACTGGGAAACGGAACAACTACATTCAACCACACCATCACCTGAAGATATGCTACAGGCTAGCGATGAATTTTTGCAAGTAGAGTCAGCGCTTGAAAACTGTTCCGGCGACCAAAAAATGGTCATTATTATGCGCTTCTTCCAAGACTTATCCATTGCTGAAACAGCACAAATATTAAATTGGACAGAAGCGAAGGTAAAAACGACTCAGCATCGTGCCATTAAGTTTTTAAGACAACAGTTACAACCGGTTAGTGAACAGGAGGCGAAACGGCAATGACTCATAAACAGTTTGACGATGACCAACTTGAAAATATATTGAACAATGCCCCTAAGCTTTCTGACCACCGTTCGAAAGACGAAGTGTTGAAACGATTGCTGGCAGATGCACGCTTGCAGGATAATATCCATCTTCAAGATGCCGTGCAAGAACCAATTGATACCCAAATTGCAACGATAGAGCCTAATCAACAGAATGATGCTATACAATCAGAGAGAAATGATTTACCAATAAAAAAACGTAAAAATAGAAAAATGCCTATATTTATGAGTATTGCTGCTGTTTTTGTCTTGACTTTAATAACGGGATCTGTGTTTGTTCACAATAATGAATCGCCTAAAAATCAGGCAACCCCTGATAGCGCTACATTTTCTGCGATACCAGAAAACAGAGCTACAAAGGATATTGAAAGTAGTGATACTGTAATGGATTCCAGTATAGCTGCGGAATATAATCGGATGATGTCGCTCCGAACATCTGTGTACGAAGAAGATTTAACAGATGCCGTAGTATTCCGCATTGGTTTAGCTGGGGGAAAAGCGGCGGAGAGTGTCCCCATGACGTATATTATTCCAAATGAGCGCGTTGCCGCTGATTTTGGCAAGGAAAAGCCTACATCTTTGCAAATGTATGAAAAATACGCTCCACAAATAGATGAGGAAGCAATGGGCTTTACAAACTATCATCCATACAAGGGTGATTTGAAAGAAAAAGGCGAAAAACTTGTGCATGTACTACCTAAAAAAAATGATTACGATATAGCTTCGGCCTCGGTAAGTAAGTATCTAGGGTCGTTAAAGGACACATTCTCAGATTCTGATTATAAGGAAATTGCCTTTGAAAATGCAGATGGCACGGCTTATGAGTTCTCGCAAGCGGGTGAGCCAAGTGAGCCAATGGCATTGAAGCCAAAAGATCATTATAATTATTATTTATATAAGGAAGAAAATGGCACAGAATATATATCGCCAGATTTTCGTAAAACCTATCCAACTGTAACAGAGGCACTCACAGTGATGCGTCAAAAAAACGATGATATCTATGTTCCGGCCATACCAGAGAATGTGACTTACACAGTGAAGGAAGAAGCGGATGGTGTCGTCGTAACTTTTGATGCGCCACTTGATTTAACAACTATGGATGCAGTGCGTGCTACGCAGTTAATTGAGGCAATGATGCTAACTGCTGCGAGTTTCGAAAAAAAATTGCGCTTAGATAATGTCGTACAGGACAGTTGGGAGGGCTTTGATTTAACAAAGTACTTACCATTGCCAGTAGGGGCGAATAAGCAATATATGCCATAATAACTGAAAAAAGGCTGGGACATAACTTTAAATTTTAAGAAAGAGGAGCAAAGGCGTTATTAAATTTTCGCTATCTAAAAATGAAGAAAAATTTAGACGTTCTTCCTTTTGGAATAAATAAAATTCAGAAGAGAGTACTAGTTGATGGTTGCGAAGGCCACGCCCCCGGAAAGCGTCCGCCGTAGCGGACATCAACGCTTACAGCAAAAAAGTGTTAGATCGACGGCAGTCAATCTAACACTTTTTCTCTTTTGTCCCAGCTTTTTTTATATGGTTCAAAAGAACGCTGGAATTAGTGGATGAACATAAGAGGTGGACATACCGACAATAAGCTGTCTTAATACATACAAACTTAATCGGATTTTTTTAAGCAGAAGTATTTACTTTTTCTTAATAATTCATTATAGTTAAGCTGTAAGATAAAATAATATTGATTCATCTTCGGGGCAGGGTGAAAATCCCGACCGGCGGTAATAGAATCGTAAATCGCTATTGTAGCATAAAACTACATTCGCTCGAATGATTTACTACAAGATTCTTCAGCCCGCGACCTGTGCAAATCTTTTTTTGCATGGCTGACTTGGTGTGATTCCAAGGCCGACAGTTATAGTCTGGATGGGAGAAGATGGAGGTACGATCGTCATTCGATGTTACGAATTTTAGCTATGTACGAGCGTTTTTTCATTGTGGATTTTGTACAGTGGACGCTAAAAAATAGTTAATAATGGCGTTTTTTAACCTTGCCTATTCTCCCTTATGCTATTCGTGCATAGGGGTTTTTTCGTGGACAGGAATTGATCGCATCGTTGCCTTTCTTCTTGCGAGATCGAATCAGCAAAGAGGAGAGAGCTTACAATGAAGAAAGATGTCAAACTTCAATCGTTTATTACGATTGGCATGCTAAGTAGTATTTCGTTTTTACTAATGCTTTTTAATTTCCCGATTCCGCCATTTCCAGCGTTTCTAGAGGTGGATTTCAGTGATATGCCTGCACTTATTGCAGCAATTACAATGGGACCTGTAGCAGGTATTTTAGTAGAATTATTTAAAAATGTACTAGATTGGATTTTCTCAGGAACACCAACAGGTGTACCGGTTGGCCATATGGCAAACTTTGCGACAGGAATTTTATTTATTTTACCAGTAACGTTTATCTTTAATCGTTTTAAAACAGTTGCAGGTCTTGTTGGAGGTTTAGTTGCTGGAACAATCGTGATGGCAGTAGGTATGAGCCTTCTAAACTATGCGGTATTTTTACCAATGTACACATACTTCTTAGGCATGGAGCCAGTCGTTGGAGATTCTTTATATACAATGATTGTAGCAGGGATTTTACCATTTAACCTTGTAAAAGGTATTTTATTAACGGCAATTATGGCAATACTATTCACAACAATGCGTAAATGGATTGAACGTCAACGTCAAATGTATTTAACAAAATAATAAATAGATCGAACCTCGAGTATGTAGATGCTCGAGGTTTTTTTATGGGGATTTTGGTAGTGACGGATAGAAAGCCTGAAGTGACGGATAGGGGGACCGAAGTGACGGATAGAATGCCCAGAGTGACGGATAGAGGCCCAGAATGAAAGATGGAATGCTCGAAAAGACGGAAAATTGCATAAAAAATGGATAATATGCTGGTCAACTTTAGATGGTCTAGTCGTAATTCTTAATTTCATGTACAATTAGTGTGAGTTTAGAATGTTGAGGAGTTTGAAGAGATGAGTCAAAAGAACGGACAGTGGTCCAGTAAATTAGGGTTTATTTTAGCATCGGCAGGAGCAGCGATTGGACTAGGTGCAATTTGGAAACTGCCGTATGTCACAGGTCAAAGTGGCGGTGGCGCATTTTTCCTGATTTTTGTGCTATTTACATTATTGATTGGTTTGCCGATGTTATTATCGGAATATATTTTAGGGCGTGGTACACAGTCAGAGGCAGTAACTGCATATAAAAAAGTTGTGCCAACGAAGCAGGGCTGGGCATGGATTGGTCGCATGGGTGTGCTGGGGTGTTTTCTGCTATTAACTTTTTACAGTGTAGTTGGGGGCTGGATTTTTATATATAGCGGCCTTGGCGTGACGGGATCGGTCATAAATCCTACCGTTAATCCTAGTGATTTATTTGGTAACATAATAGGGACGCCATGGATTACACTACTTGGTTTAGTGCTGTTTACGTTGGCAAATGTAGTGGTCATTTCACTTGGTGTGCAAAATGGGATTGAAAAAGCTAATAAGTGGATGATGCCATTATTATTTTTAATGTTTGTAGTACTTGTAGTGCGTGCGTTAACGTTAGATGGGGCGATGGAGGGTGTTAAATTCTTCTTGTGGCCGGACTTCACACATATTACAGGGAAGGCGTTACTAGAGGCTTTAGGGCAATCGTTCTTTGGCTTAGCCGTTGGGTTTTCATGTCTTGTGACGTATAGCTCATATTTGAAAAAAGATGTGAGTCTACCGAATTCAGCGAGGTCAGTTGTTATGCTAACGGTGCTTGTGTCGTTTTTCGCCGGACTTGCGATTTTCCCGGTTGTCTTTGCTTTTGACTTAGAGCCAACAGCGGGACCTGGATTATTATTTATGGTGTTGCCAACAGCATTTAGTCAAATGCCGTTCGGGGAAGTATTTTTAGCGATGTTTTTATTACTGTTTTTATTTGCTACGCTAACATCATCCTTTAGTTTATATGAAATAATCGTAGCGGCATTTATTGAAAAATGGCATATGTCACGTACTTCATTGACGATGTTACTCGGTGTGGTTGTCTTTATAGCTGCGATTCCATCCGCTTTATCATCAAGTCTTTTAGCTGATGTATCGATTTTTGGTAAAACAATTTTTGATGCGACCGACTTTTTAGTGTCGAATTTAATGTTGCCATTAGGTAATTTATTGATTGCGATTTTTATTGCGTATGTGGTTGATAAGGAATTTGTGAAAAAAGAATTACTGATGGGCAGTCAAATGGGACAGGGGTTTTTTACAACATATCGCTGGTTAATGTTAATTGTAGTACCTTTAGTTATTATTGTTGTCCTGCTTAATATGCTTTTGCAATTTTAATATAAGAAGCTGAGACAAAAGAGAAAAAGTGTTAGATTGACTGCTGTCGATCTAACACTTTTTTACTGTAAGCGTTGATGTCTGCTACGGCGGACGCTTTCCAGGGGCGTGGCCTGAGACTGTAGTCTCAGGTGTCACGCTAATCCCCCAGGAGCCGCCGCCTTCGCAACCATCAACTAGTACTCTCTTCTGAATTTTATTTATTCCAAAAGGAAGAACGTCTAAATCTTTCTTTTAGATAGCCAAAATTTAATAACAGCTGTGCTCCTCTTTCTTAAAATTTAAAGTTTTGTCCCAGCCTCTAAATTTTTACTTACAAAAAATTAATACTCATTTAGTGATAATTCGCTCGACCATCCGTTTTGGATGATTTGTTTTGCTTCTTCTTCACTTTTTGAAATTGGGAATATTTTGTCACACTGGGAAATAGCAAATAAGTTACGAATGAAATCATCAACGACAATAATGGCAATTCTTTTTTCTTTTACAGATACCATCTTTGCAAAATTGACAATCATGCCAAAGCCTGTACTATCAATATTCATTACTTTTTGCATATCGATAATGTATCCGAGCTTTGTTTCTAATTTAAGCGCTTGTAGATCTTTTTTAATATCCTCAATTACCCCATATTCCAAATCACCAGTAAACGAAATGACAATATAATTAGCCTTTGTGTTTATAGCCATTGAAGCCTTTTTCTGAGCCATACTTATAGCGCCTCCATCTTTCTTTTCATGTTTAGGATTCGTTTTCCAAACATTAAAACTTAAATTTATTCACTTCATTCTGTAATTTATGGGCAATTGCAGCTAATTCGTCTGAACTTTGTGTGATTTCTGCAACAGTTGCATATTGTTCTTCTGAGGTTGCCGCAATTTCTTCGGTAGCAGCTGCTGAGTCTTCGATAATTCGTGAAATATCTTGAATTGCTTGTTGGACACCTAGAGAATTATCATTTACATTAGTGAATGCGACTTTCATTTGCTCAACATCTGCTTCGGTTTCTACCACTTTTTCAACAATTTCTTTTAAAGCACTCCCTCCTTTATTGATGATTACCACTTGTTCCTCTACGGCAAGTAAGTTACTTTCCATTGTACGAACAGTCACTGAAGTTTCTGCTTGTATATCATTAATTAAATTTGTAATCTGTCCTGAAGCTAAACTAGATTGCTCTGCTAACTGGCGAACCTCTGAAGCTACCACTGCAAAGCCTTTTCCTTGGTCACCTGCTCGTGCTGCTTCAATAGCGGCGTTGAGGGCAAGTAAATTTGTTTGCTCAGCAATGCTTGTGATAACAGTAATTATTCCGCCAATTTCTTCTGAACGCTTACCGAGCTTTTGAATAGAATCAGTAGCGTAAGAAACTGTTTTTGTAACGGCGCTCAAATGTTTGATGGCTTCATTGATGGCTTCGTCCCCTTTACGGGCAATAAGAGTCGAATCTCCGGCGTTATTTAAAGTTTCTTCTACCTTTTGTAAACTATGAGCTACTTCATCAATCGTTTTTTGCATCATATTTAGGATTCTTTCAGATTGATCAGATTGTGTCGTGGTCCCGACTGCAATTTCATTCATTGTTAACGCAATTTGACTTGCTGCCTCGCTTGTTTGATGTGATGATTCTGCTAAAGAATGAGAAGAGTTTGCTATTTGGTTGGCACTACCAGCTACAATGGTTATCGTTTCGGTTAAGCGATTTTTCATATCACTAAAGGCTTGTGCTAAATCCGCAATTTCATCTTTTCCTCTTGGGCTTAATAATTTTACATTTAAATTTAAATTGGCAAGTTCTTTGGCATTTGCACTAAGTATATTGAGGGGTGTAATAATCTGACGTTGTAAAAACCAGCTAATACATACAATAATCAAAATGGCAATTCCTAATGAAATGGCAATATTATAAAATGCAGAATTTGTAGCAATTTTTATATAGGGTGCAGTTGGGACAGCTGTTGCCCACACACCAATGACATCCCCTTTACTATCTAAAATAGGATCATAGGCTGCTTGATGCATGCTTCCTAAAACATTTGCAGAGCCGATGAAACGCTTTTTTTGCCCGAGTACAACAGTAGCTACCTCATCGGAAACTTTTGTATTGAGAGCCCGTTTGCCAGATTCTACTATATTCGTACTAATGCGGGTATCATTTTGGAATATGGATACAGCGTTGCCATTTGTCAGTTCACCAACCTTATCAGCAACTTCAAAATTCTCTACCATGTTGACATCGCCTTTATACAATTGATTGTTGACGATTTTCCAGTCTCCGGGAATTTTTGCATCTAAAAATTGGTAGCTTAATTGAATATCTGATAAAAGTTTTGTATTTGCACTTTCTAATAGATTATTCTTCGCTATATAGAAGTTAATACCGGCTAAAAGTGATGTTAGTAGTAAAATACAAGTAAAGATGAGCAGGGTCATCTTTTTCCGGATTGTCCATTTCATAAAAGTTCCTCCTAGTTATATATTACGCATGGATTTTTTTTGAAATACCAACTAAAAATTTTGTTTCTGTTACATTTTCAAACCAAATATGATCAACCATATTTTTTACGAATAATAAACCTCGTCCCCGATCAAAAGAAGTGTGATTATGTACATCAAATTGAAAGACTTTTTCCCAATCATTTTCGTCGATTCCTTTAGCTTCATCAGTGACCGTTACTCGTATCTCTTCGTCCGTCTGGGTAACCTGTACTTGTATTTTTTCTTTACAATCTGTATAAATTTTTCCCATCGCTTCGACAGCATTAATGACTAATTCGTGAACGACAAATCGTATTTCCCTTTGATAAGGAAGATCATATACAGTCATATAATTTTCCATTACCTGATCAACAAAGTTAATGGCCTGCATATTAGGTTGTACATTGAGTGTGAATTCCATTATCAATCACCTACCTTATAATGTTATCGTTACTGAAACTACTGTAATATCATCGCTATGTTGGTTTTCTGATAAATCGTATTTTTGCGAAAATTTTTGCAAGGCATAGGCATTATCTTGAGATGCGTAGGAATGAAAGAAATCAAAATCGATTAACTGTTGTTCATTTAATGTAAGTAAACCATCGGTATAAAGAATGATACGATGCCAACCAGATAAAGGAATCGTTTTTTTGTTGATTTGAATAGTAGGAAAAAGACCTAAGATGGGCGTATTGGCTGGCAGGAACACCGTTTCTCCATACTTGCCGTATAAAAAGCCAGATGGGTGAGCCGCATTAACATAATGTAAGGTGCCGCTTTTTGTATCAATTAGTATATAGATAGCTGTCAATAAAAAACGATCCATATCCTCATCTGAAAACAACTCATATATTTGATGGTTGAGTTCGTGAATAACTGCAACGGGATCAATTAATCTAGTAATAATCCCTCTTAGTAACGATTTAATAGACATAGTGACAAGAGAGGCAGCAATGCCATGTCCCATCGCATCATAGAGTAGAACAGCGGTTAAATCATCGTTGATTTTAAACCAGCTGTACATGTCACCGCCTAATGTATTAGAAGTAACATATAGTCCATTTATTTGAATATGTTTGAGATTTAACGGTAGTGATAATGCATTCTTTTGAAACTTTTTAGCAATCATTAAATCCTTCTGAATGGAACTTTCCTGTAGTTTCCGAAGTTTAGCTTCTCCTTGATATTTTAGGGCGACTTGAATGCGTGTTTTGAAATGGGTGAAATCAAATGGCTTCAATATAAAATCGAATATGCCTGCCTCAAAGACTCTGTCAATCGTAATCGATTTTTCATATGAAGTGGAGAGAAGAATGGGTGCATCAATCCAATTCTGTAATACTTCAATATGTTGACAAATTTCCTCGCAATTTTTAAGTGTTAATTTTGCATCAAAAATAATTAAATCGAGCTCTTCTTTTAAATCATCTAATAAATAATTCATCGCTGCTTCCGTTGTTGTAAAACAATGAATATTTTTGATGTCTATACGATGAAAATACTTTTGCATTCGCAACACATCATTGCTCACGCTACCAATAATTAATACTGCCATGCTTCTTTACACTCACCGCCTTATGTATCTTTGGAACTATATGCGCATTTAAATATATGGCTTTTTTATTTGCTGACTTAAAATATGAATGAGCAATTATAAAATTCTAATTTGCTATAAATTTACCAGTAAAACTAACTTTGCACAAGACTATTGTTGTATAAAAAGCGAAATTTTTTATGGGAGTTTTTATTATGTGAACCATGTATATTATACTATTTGTTTTTTCGATCGATAGGATTAACAAATTTATGTAATCTATTATTGGATTATTACTAAAAATACGAAAAAAAACAAAAATTACGTT of the Lysinibacillus fusiformis genome contains:
- the ccsB gene encoding c-type cytochrome biogenesis protein CcsB translates to MSLIDLSGNLLFVAFIAYLVATLLFGGAIKQSNATGNNTHIWGKLAIVVTIIGFLSQLSYFITRWIHTGHAPVSNMFEFTTAFGMFIVAAFILIYFIYRMTALGLVALPVALLIIAYASMFPNEVSPLVPSLQSHWLTIHVITAALGQSVLAISAVAGLIYLLKVVDVKKPSKQRFWLEAVMYCIIVVVGFVVVTSSFSAMDYESTYTYVDKEGKDRQIIYNMPPIFGMNEYKAVEEHGMSPLVEMPGIINAKKLTTVVWSLLVGSILYLLIRLIARRRISAIFQPLVKRVNLQLLDEIGYRSVLIGFPVFTLGALIFAMIWAQIAWSRFWGWDPKEVWALITWLFYAAFLHLRLSKGWEGERSAWLALIGFGIILFNLIAVNLILAGLHSYA
- a CDS encoding response regulator transcription factor; this encodes MSENISVLVVDDEDRIRRLLKMYLEREGYLVDEAENGEEAIEKSLEKEYHCILLDIMMPEKDGLEVCAEIRERAATPIILLTAKGEEANRVQGFELGADDYIVKPFSPREVVLRVKAILRRSQAFSPTTSASSSKDLVVFQHLMIDHDAHRVTAEGIEVNLTPKEYELLYFLAKSPDKVFDREQLLKEVWHYDFFGDLRTVDTHVKRLREKLNRVSENAAKMIVTVWGVGYKFEVVNE
- a CDS encoding ATP-binding protein; translated protein: MNRIWNSVVGKLWVTILLLVSFVLFVFTVLMLEFLQNYHMQQAEISLRQTAATVASIVDDNETAETTSELLTDILPDSTNALIAISHVEVSFAMQEGVNKKEIQDTILANKTFHEIFQSDEPVIKEMMMPSSTDKDKMESYVVLAFPLNVENAVHGAVFIYQSPDALHKTSKETTKIVFLAAFIAFVLTTFFAFFLSSRITSPLRKMRELAFEISKGNFEAKMPTTQNDEIGQLAVAFNQMGRQLKHNLEVINQENEQLSNILTSMTDAVITFNRDRTILLSNPPAERLMQKWFVNKGSQSTKPIPPELYHMLDHVLMFEDKLEEEIEMDGNYYTFTISPLYSGELIRGAVAVIRDMTEQHRLEKLRSDFIANVSHELRTPIAMLQGYSEALMDDFIQDQEERNEITKIIYDESKRMGRLVTDLLDLARMESGHMALYKDELPINSSFERITQKFAQVAKEKHIQLIFDSEFNDDAIISIDEDRIEQVLTNLVDNALRHTDEGSVTVKVEKEPTFAKISVQDTGHGIPQDDLPYVFERFYKADKARTRSKGGTGLGLAIARNIVKAHSGNIMVDSVLKEGTTFTFYLPFD
- the sigX gene encoding RNA polymerase sigma factor SigX, producing MNDSVFHRLYDVYHQDVFQFLIYLVKNRTLAEDLAHEVYVRVLRSYDHFAGNSSEKTWLFAIAKNVAIDHFRKQAVRKKHSLDFFDWETEQLHSTTPSPEDMLQASDEFLQVESALENCSGDQKMVIIMRFFQDLSIAETAQILNWTEAKVKTTQHRAIKFLRQQLQPVSEQEAKRQ
- a CDS encoding RNA polymerase subunit sigma, coding for MTHKQFDDDQLENILNNAPKLSDHRSKDEVLKRLLADARLQDNIHLQDAVQEPIDTQIATIEPNQQNDAIQSERNDLPIKKRKNRKMPIFMSIAAVFVLTLITGSVFVHNNESPKNQATPDSATFSAIPENRATKDIESSDTVMDSSIAAEYNRMMSLRTSVYEEDLTDAVVFRIGLAGGKAAESVPMTYIIPNERVAADFGKEKPTSLQMYEKYAPQIDEEAMGFTNYHPYKGDLKEKGEKLVHVLPKKNDYDIASASVSKYLGSLKDTFSDSDYKEIAFENADGTAYEFSQAGEPSEPMALKPKDHYNYYLYKEENGTEYISPDFRKTYPTVTEALTVMRQKNDDIYVPAIPENVTYTVKEEADGVVVTFDAPLDLTTMDAVRATQLIEAMMLTAASFEKKLRLDNVVQDSWEGFDLTKYLPLPVGANKQYMP
- a CDS encoding ECF transporter S component — translated: MKKDVKLQSFITIGMLSSISFLLMLFNFPIPPFPAFLEVDFSDMPALIAAITMGPVAGILVELFKNVLDWIFSGTPTGVPVGHMANFATGILFILPVTFIFNRFKTVAGLVGGLVAGTIVMAVGMSLLNYAVFLPMYTYFLGMEPVVGDSLYTMIVAGILPFNLVKGILLTAIMAILFTTMRKWIERQRQMYLTK
- a CDS encoding sodium-dependent transporter is translated as MSQKNGQWSSKLGFILASAGAAIGLGAIWKLPYVTGQSGGGAFFLIFVLFTLLIGLPMLLSEYILGRGTQSEAVTAYKKVVPTKQGWAWIGRMGVLGCFLLLTFYSVVGGWIFIYSGLGVTGSVINPTVNPSDLFGNIIGTPWITLLGLVLFTLANVVVISLGVQNGIEKANKWMMPLLFLMFVVLVVRALTLDGAMEGVKFFLWPDFTHITGKALLEALGQSFFGLAVGFSCLVTYSSYLKKDVSLPNSARSVVMLTVLVSFFAGLAIFPVVFAFDLEPTAGPGLLFMVLPTAFSQMPFGEVFLAMFLLLFLFATLTSSFSLYEIIVAAFIEKWHMSRTSLTMLLGVVVFIAAIPSALSSSLLADVSIFGKTIFDATDFLVSNLMLPLGNLLIAIFIAYVVDKEFVKKELLMGSQMGQGFFTTYRWLMLIVVPLVIIVVLLNMLLQF
- a CDS encoding STAS domain-containing protein, yielding MAQKKASMAINTKANYIVISFTGDLEYGVIEDIKKDLQALKLETKLGYIIDMQKVMNIDSTGFGMIVNFAKMVSVKEKRIAIIVVDDFIRNLFAISQCDKIFPISKSEEEAKQIIQNGWSSELSLNEY